A single Anatilimnocola floriformis DNA region contains:
- a CDS encoding polyprenyl synthetase family protein: MSTLTAEPALSPALQSLYAPIATELAEVETIFRREMHHPHPYVDELVRYGCLLGGKRLRPALLLLTAKAAGKIVPEHLTLATVVEMVHTATLVHDDVLDNAQMRRHLATVNARWDNEASVLLGDYLFTHAFHLASTIDSVLGCRLIGHATNIVCEGELRQKGTRGQFDLAEEEYLQVIEAKTAELTACSCRLGALFAGLPADQVEELDLYGRELGIAFQIADDLLDLQGEEDATGKSLGTDLEKQKPTLPLIHTLREASPADRAQLLELLGSEQATPATLAPYLQKYGGLDYARDRAQAIAAQSRRRLDCLPPSPSKDVLLMIAEFVVARSH; encoded by the coding sequence ATGTCTACGTTGACCGCCGAGCCGGCTTTGTCGCCGGCGCTGCAATCGCTCTACGCACCCATCGCCACCGAACTGGCCGAGGTCGAGACCATCTTCCGGCGCGAGATGCACCACCCGCATCCCTACGTCGACGAGCTCGTCCGTTACGGCTGCCTCCTGGGCGGCAAACGGCTCCGACCGGCCCTGCTGCTCCTCACCGCGAAAGCCGCTGGCAAGATCGTGCCGGAGCACCTGACGCTGGCCACCGTCGTCGAAATGGTGCACACCGCCACGCTCGTGCATGACGATGTGCTCGACAATGCGCAAATGCGCCGCCACCTCGCCACCGTTAACGCTCGCTGGGATAACGAAGCCAGCGTGCTCCTCGGCGACTATCTCTTCACGCACGCCTTTCACCTGGCGAGCACCATCGATAGCGTCCTCGGCTGCCGCCTGATCGGCCATGCCACGAACATTGTCTGCGAAGGGGAGCTACGGCAAAAAGGAACGCGCGGCCAATTCGACCTCGCCGAGGAAGAATACCTGCAAGTCATCGAAGCCAAGACGGCCGAACTGACGGCCTGCAGCTGCCGCCTCGGCGCACTCTTCGCCGGCTTGCCCGCCGACCAGGTGGAAGAGCTCGATCTCTACGGCCGCGAGCTGGGCATCGCCTTTCAAATCGCCGATGACCTGCTCGACCTGCAAGGCGAAGAAGACGCCACCGGCAAATCGCTGGGCACGGATCTGGAAAAGCAAAAGCCGACGCTGCCGCTCATTCACACATTGCGCGAAGCATCGCCCGCCGATCGCGCCCAACTGTTGGAACTGCTCGGCAGCGAGCAAGCGACTCCCGCCACGCTCGCGCCTTATCTGCAAAAGTACGGCGGCCTCGACTACGCCCGCGATCGCGCCCAAGCCATCGCCGCCCAATCGCGCCGCCGTCTCGATTGCCTGCCACCATCGCCATCGAAGGACGTGCTGCTGATGATTGCGGAATTCGTCGTCGCCCGCTCGCACTAA
- the moaC gene encoding cyclic pyranopterin monophosphate synthase MoaC, whose protein sequence is MPDDFTHFDEQGASRMVDVSAKAVTVRSATASGQIRMQPATLERIKQGTLTKGNVLEVARLAGIMAAKRTAEWIPLCHTLPLEGVSLAFDYVDEQTLAISATTRVTGKTGVEMEALVAVSAAALTVYDMCKAIDRGLVIERVQLDEKSGGRSGHFVRDAATAAAVISQEEPATPVNNLATSLGKSK, encoded by the coding sequence GTGCCTGACGATTTCACTCATTTCGACGAGCAGGGCGCCAGCCGCATGGTCGATGTTTCGGCCAAGGCGGTGACCGTGCGCTCGGCGACGGCGAGTGGGCAGATTCGGATGCAGCCGGCCACTTTGGAACGGATCAAGCAAGGGACCCTGACCAAGGGAAACGTGCTGGAAGTTGCTCGCCTGGCAGGGATTATGGCCGCCAAGCGAACGGCGGAGTGGATTCCGCTCTGCCATACATTGCCGCTCGAGGGCGTATCGCTCGCTTTCGACTACGTCGACGAGCAGACGCTGGCGATTTCGGCGACCACGCGCGTGACCGGCAAGACGGGCGTCGAAATGGAAGCTCTGGTGGCCGTATCTGCTGCGGCTCTCACGGTTTACGATATGTGCAAGGCCATCGATCGAGGCCTGGTGATCGAACGAGTGCAGCTGGACGAGAAGTCGGGTGGCCGAAGCGGGCATTTTGTCCGTGATGCCGCCACCGCCGCTGCGGTTATTAGCCAGGAAGAACCGGCAACTCCGGTAAATAACCTGGCAACTTCGCTGGGCAAATCGAAATGA